The proteins below come from a single Geothermobacter hydrogeniphilus genomic window:
- a CDS encoding UbiA-like polyprenyltransferase, producing MSFAAIAEKTSTLLEMIKFSHTVFAFPFALMGVVLASLAGNALPGAGQVLWICLAMVGARSGAMGLNRLIDAGIDAENPRTADRHIPSGRVSVAEAWLFIVVSLAIFLFAAWMLNPLCFRLAPVAIGFFVLYAYCKRFSHYAHIVLGICLAAAPIGAYIALRGTLDWPVTALALAVLFWVAGFDIFYALQDYEFDVEHGLHSIPSRLGIDKSFLLVRVFHGLMLLFLLLVLPGSGLGWIYVIGVVIVAGMLLYEHRLVKPDDLSRLDAAFFNMNGYISVTIFVFALGDAVFL from the coding sequence ATGTCGTTTGCCGCCATCGCCGAAAAGACCAGCACCCTGCTGGAGATGATCAAGTTCTCCCACACCGTGTTTGCCTTCCCGTTTGCCCTGATGGGGGTGGTGCTGGCAAGTCTCGCCGGCAACGCTCTGCCCGGAGCCGGACAGGTTTTGTGGATCTGCCTGGCGATGGTCGGGGCGCGCAGTGGAGCGATGGGGCTGAACCGCCTGATTGACGCCGGGATAGACGCTGAAAATCCGCGAACCGCCGATCGTCATATTCCATCCGGACGGGTTTCGGTGGCTGAGGCCTGGTTGTTTATTGTTGTCTCGCTGGCCATTTTTCTCTTCGCCGCCTGGATGCTCAATCCGCTCTGTTTCCGACTGGCCCCGGTAGCCATCGGCTTTTTCGTTCTCTACGCCTACTGCAAGCGCTTCAGCCACTATGCCCACATCGTCCTTGGCATCTGCCTCGCCGCGGCGCCGATCGGTGCCTATATCGCCCTGCGCGGCACCCTGGATTGGCCGGTAACGGCGCTGGCACTGGCCGTCCTGTTCTGGGTCGCCGGGTTCGATATCTTCTATGCCCTTCAGGATTATGAATTCGATGTCGAGCACGGCCTGCATTCGATCCCATCCCGGCTCGGCATTGACAAGTCCTTCCTGCTGGTGCGCGTTTTCCATGGGCTGATGCTGCTGTTCCTGCTGCTGGTGCTGCCGGGCAGCGGCCTGGGCTGGATCTATGTCATCGGGGTGGTCATCGTTGCCGGAATGTTGCTCTACGAACACCGCCTGGTCAAACCGGACGATCTTTCCAGGCTGGACGCGGCATTCTTCAACATGAACGGCTATATCAGCGTGACGATATTTGTTTTCGCGCTGGGAGATGCGGTATTTTTGTAG
- a CDS encoding UbiX family flavin prenyltransferase, giving the protein MKPMQKIVVGITGASGSIYGLRLIEELLRARIQVSLLLSDAGRQVLGFETGLQLDDDPAVCETQLRGHFPAGKSLQVYGMSDFFAPIASGSSAPDAVVICPCSMGTLGRIAAGFSDNLLERVADVALKEGRKLLLVPRETPFNQIHLENMLRISRAGGQILPAMPGFYQQPESVEEMVDFVVGKVLDQLGVEHQLFKRWGG; this is encoded by the coding sequence ATGAAGCCTATGCAGAAGATAGTCGTCGGCATCACCGGGGCCTCCGGTTCCATCTACGGACTGCGCCTGATCGAGGAGTTGCTGCGTGCGCGGATCCAGGTCAGCCTGCTGTTGAGTGATGCCGGCCGCCAGGTGCTCGGCTTCGAGACGGGGTTGCAGCTTGATGACGATCCAGCGGTCTGCGAAACACAGTTGCGCGGGCATTTTCCGGCCGGTAAGTCACTGCAGGTTTACGGTATGAGTGACTTTTTCGCCCCGATCGCCAGCGGCTCCAGCGCGCCGGATGCGGTGGTCATCTGCCCCTGCTCGATGGGCACCCTTGGTCGCATCGCTGCCGGATTCTCCGACAACCTGCTTGAACGGGTCGCGGATGTGGCGTTGAAGGAAGGCCGCAAGCTGTTGCTGGTGCCGCGCGAGACTCCCTTCAACCAGATTCACCTTGAAAATATGCTGCGCATCTCACGGGCGGGCGGGCAGATCCTGCCGGCGATGCCGGGTTTCTACCAGCAGCCGGAGTCGGTCGAGGAAATGGTCGATTTCGTGGTGGGGAAGGTGCTGGATCAACTCGGCGTTGAACATCAGCTGTTCAAACGCTGGGGGGGATAA
- the mqnE gene encoding aminofutalosine synthase MqnE, which yields MNSLFASIKEKVASNTRISDDEALALFESPDLLAIGELAAEANRRKNGDRVYFNVNRHINYTNLCVNRCRFCAFSKEAGEAGEYTLALEQIAAKAREAAAVGATEIHTVGGLHPDLPFEFYLEMLQTIKKVEPKLHIKAFTAVEIDYFSQISGLTVEEVIATLGEAGLGSLPGGGAEILGQEVRERICPEKISGERWLEVTEKVHRAGFKSNATMLFGHLEAYPDRVEHLRLLRELQDRSGGFQAFIPLAFQPDNTRVPGAKGVGGVDALKTLAISRLYLDNFKHIKAYWVMLGVKIAQTALCFGVNDLDGTVVEEKIGHDAGADAPQAMSRGDIQKLIRQAGRVPVERDTLYNEI from the coding sequence ATGAACAGTCTGTTTGCATCGATAAAAGAAAAAGTCGCTTCGAACACCCGCATCAGCGACGATGAGGCGCTGGCGCTCTTCGAGTCGCCCGACCTGCTCGCCATCGGCGAGCTGGCGGCGGAAGCCAACCGGCGGAAAAATGGTGACCGGGTCTACTTCAACGTCAACCGCCACATCAATTACACCAATCTCTGCGTCAACCGCTGCCGGTTCTGCGCTTTCTCGAAAGAGGCGGGGGAGGCGGGAGAGTACACCCTGGCGCTGGAGCAGATCGCCGCCAAGGCCCGGGAAGCGGCTGCCGTCGGAGCGACCGAGATCCATACCGTTGGCGGCCTGCATCCCGATCTGCCGTTTGAATTTTACCTGGAGATGCTGCAGACCATCAAAAAGGTTGAACCGAAGCTGCACATCAAGGCTTTTACCGCTGTCGAGATCGATTATTTCAGCCAGATTTCAGGCTTGACCGTTGAGGAAGTCATCGCCACGCTCGGGGAGGCGGGGCTCGGGTCCCTGCCCGGAGGCGGCGCGGAAATCCTCGGACAGGAGGTCCGCGAGCGGATCTGTCCGGAAAAAATCAGCGGCGAGCGCTGGCTGGAGGTGACCGAAAAGGTTCATCGCGCCGGGTTCAAGTCCAACGCCACCATGCTCTTCGGCCATCTCGAAGCCTATCCCGACCGGGTCGAACATCTGCGCCTGCTGCGCGAGCTGCAGGATCGGTCCGGCGGCTTCCAGGCGTTCATCCCCCTCGCCTTCCAGCCCGACAACACCCGGGTGCCGGGGGCCAAAGGGGTCGGTGGCGTGGATGCTCTCAAGACCCTGGCGATCAGCCGCCTCTACCTGGACAACTTTAAGCACATCAAGGCCTACTGGGTGATGTTGGGCGTGAAGATCGCCCAGACCGCTCTCTGTTTCGGGGTCAACGATCTTGACGGCACCGTCGTCGAGGAAAAGATCGGTCACGACGCCGGTGCTGATGCGCCGCAGGCCATGAGCAGGGGCGATATCCAGAAACTGATTCGCCAGGCCGGACGGGTGCCGGTCGAGCGTGATACGCTGTATAACGAAATCTGA
- the mqnC gene encoding cyclic dehypoxanthinyl futalosine synthase yields the protein MFKKIQDKLNAGQPVDRDEALWLLTEAELLQLGKLGDGGRRRKHPENRVTFVVDRNVNYSNVCESKCKFCAFYCDADSDRAYLLDYETIFAKVQELVEHGGTQLLMQGGLHPELKIEWFEELFRQLSRRFPQVQIHSLSAAEIVHIARLSNLSVAECLRRLQAAGLKSLPGAGAEVLVDAVRQRISPNKISWQQWGEVMELAHGLGMRTTATMMFGSGEGPEDIVEHLFRIREIQARTGGFTAFIPWTFQPHNTELGGETATGVDYLKVLALSRIVLDNIDNIQASWVTQGARMAQVALFFGANDLGGTMLEENVVAAAGVTFRMSKEEIIELARGAGFIPARRTTEYEILEVY from the coding sequence ATGTTCAAAAAAATTCAAGATAAATTGAATGCCGGGCAGCCGGTCGACCGCGACGAGGCACTCTGGCTGCTCACCGAGGCCGAGCTGCTGCAGCTCGGCAAGCTGGGCGACGGGGGGCGGCGGCGTAAGCACCCGGAGAACCGGGTGACCTTCGTGGTCGACCGCAACGTCAATTACAGCAACGTCTGCGAGTCGAAATGCAAGTTCTGCGCGTTCTACTGCGATGCCGATTCAGATCGGGCCTATCTGCTCGACTACGAAACGATCTTTGCCAAGGTTCAGGAGCTGGTCGAGCATGGCGGCACCCAGCTGCTGATGCAGGGCGGGCTGCATCCGGAGTTGAAAATCGAATGGTTCGAGGAGTTGTTCCGTCAGCTCTCGCGGCGTTTTCCGCAGGTGCAGATCCATTCCCTGTCGGCGGCCGAGATCGTCCACATCGCCCGGCTCTCGAACCTGAGCGTCGCCGAGTGCCTAAGGCGGCTGCAGGCGGCGGGGTTGAAATCGCTGCCCGGCGCTGGTGCCGAGGTGCTGGTCGATGCGGTGCGGCAACGGATCTCACCCAACAAGATCAGTTGGCAACAGTGGGGCGAGGTGATGGAGCTGGCCCACGGACTGGGGATGCGTACCACCGCGACGATGATGTTCGGCAGCGGCGAAGGACCGGAAGATATTGTCGAACACCTGTTTCGTATCCGTGAAATCCAGGCCCGGACCGGCGGTTTTACCGCGTTTATCCCCTGGACTTTTCAACCGCACAACACTGAACTTGGCGGGGAAACGGCGACCGGGGTTGACTACCTGAAGGTGCTGGCGCTGTCACGGATCGTCCTCGACAATATCGATAATATCCAGGCCAGTTGGGTAACCCAGGGTGCGCGCATGGCGCAGGTGGCGCTCTTCTTCGGCGCCAATGACCTCGGCGGCACCATGCTTGAAGAGAACGTCGTCGCCGCCGCCGGCGTCACCTTCCGCATGTCGAAGGAAGAGATCATCGAACTGGCGCGTGGGGCCGGTTTTATTCCGGCACGACGGACCACGGAGTATGAGATTCTGGAAGTTTATTAA
- the hisC gene encoding histidinol-phosphate transaminase: MTYLRKNIAEMAGYVPGFQPENEAEWIKLNTNENPYPPSPKVREAILAELGSDGGNLRKYPDAASREFRRVAAELYGFDADWVISANGSDELLNNLIRACAGEGEEIAYVHPSYSYYATLAAIQGAKVKTFGLTEAGRIADFPARYPGKIFFLTSPNAPLGIAFDKAYIRELAGRCAGILVVDEAYADFAEENALELVRECRNVVVTRTLSKSYSLAGMRLGLAVARPEMIAALDKIRDHYHLDRLALVAASAALRDQNYLREMVAKICSTRGRFAAVLESLGYQVLDSCANYVFAAPPDRDGKRVYEALFQRRILVRHFSDPLLAHGLRISIGTDEEMDQALAALREIG; encoded by the coding sequence ATGACCTATCTACGCAAAAATATCGCCGAGATGGCCGGCTACGTGCCCGGTTTCCAGCCCGAAAACGAGGCGGAGTGGATCAAGCTCAACACCAACGAGAATCCCTACCCACCCTCGCCTAAGGTGCGTGAAGCGATTCTGGCCGAACTCGGCAGTGATGGCGGCAACCTGCGCAAGTACCCGGATGCGGCCAGCCGGGAGTTCCGACGGGTGGCGGCGGAACTGTACGGTTTTGATGCCGACTGGGTGATCAGCGCCAACGGTTCGGATGAACTGCTCAACAATCTGATCCGCGCCTGTGCCGGGGAAGGGGAAGAGATCGCCTATGTCCATCCGTCCTATTCCTACTACGCGACCCTGGCCGCAATCCAGGGCGCGAAGGTGAAGACCTTCGGGTTGACGGAAGCGGGCCGGATTGCCGACTTCCCGGCACGGTATCCAGGGAAAATCTTTTTTCTCACCAGCCCCAACGCCCCGCTGGGGATTGCTTTTGACAAAGCCTACATCAGGGAACTCGCCGGTCGCTGTGCCGGGATCCTGGTGGTTGATGAGGCCTATGCCGATTTCGCCGAAGAAAATGCCCTGGAGCTGGTCAGGGAGTGCCGGAATGTCGTTGTGACCCGCACCCTGTCGAAGAGCTATTCCCTGGCCGGAATGCGGCTCGGCCTGGCGGTGGCGCGTCCCGAGATGATTGCCGCCCTCGACAAGATTCGTGACCACTACCACCTTGATCGCCTGGCGCTGGTCGCGGCGAGTGCCGCGTTGCGTGACCAGAACTATCTCAGGGAAATGGTCGCGAAGATCTGCAGCACCCGGGGTCGTTTTGCCGCCGTATTGGAAAGTCTCGGTTACCAGGTACTCGATTCCTGCGCCAACTACGTGTTCGCTGCGCCGCCGGACCGGGACGGCAAGCGGGTTTATGAGGCGCTTTTCCAGCGCCGGATTCTGGTTCGCCACTTCTCCGACCCGCTGCTCGCCCATGGGCTGCGAATTTCGATCGGCACCGATGAGGAGATGGATCAGGCCCTTGCGGCATTACGGGAAATCGGCTGA
- the mutY gene encoding A/G-specific adenine glycosylase yields MPDDYPFNPAEVAERLLAWYADEGRDLPWRHTRNPYRIWLSEIMLQQTTVAAVVPYYEKFLAAFPDIEALAAAPVEAVIELWAGLGYYRRARHLHAAAVKVVEDFGGSFPASPEEILSLPGVGRSTAGAILSIAFDKPAPILDGNVRRVLCRLFALQLPPRSSEAEKLLWSWAEALTPTGRPHDYAQAIMDLGATVCLPKQPVCPSCPLTGLCQARRRGLERELPLKAATKTVPTVRQVALLLWRDGRLLVRRRPFAGMLQGLWEFPATDLLVHEGGGDAARRLLAEQGGVSEPRRVGEIRHAYSHFRLELEVWSAPFAERCRVAERGEWRWVDPAALARTPLHGAHLKAAKLLDSPA; encoded by the coding sequence ATGCCCGACGATTATCCTTTCAACCCCGCCGAGGTTGCCGAGCGCCTGCTGGCCTGGTACGCCGATGAGGGGCGCGACCTGCCCTGGCGGCACACCCGTAACCCCTATCGTATCTGGCTGTCCGAAATCATGCTGCAGCAGACCACCGTGGCCGCGGTGGTCCCCTACTACGAAAAATTTCTGGCGGCCTTTCCCGATATCGAAGCGCTGGCGGCGGCTCCGGTGGAGGCGGTCATCGAGCTCTGGGCGGGGCTCGGTTACTACCGTCGCGCCCGTCATCTGCACGCCGCGGCGGTGAAGGTGGTGGAAGACTTCGGCGGCAGCTTTCCCGCGAGCCCGGAGGAGATCCTTTCCCTGCCCGGTGTCGGCCGCTCGACCGCCGGGGCGATTCTCTCCATCGCCTTTGATAAGCCGGCACCGATTCTCGATGGCAACGTACGGCGGGTGCTCTGCCGGCTGTTTGCTCTGCAATTGCCTCCGCGTTCCAGCGAGGCGGAAAAGTTGCTCTGGAGTTGGGCGGAGGCCCTGACCCCGACCGGCCGGCCACACGATTACGCGCAGGCGATCATGGATCTCGGGGCGACGGTCTGTCTTCCGAAGCAGCCCGTCTGTCCCTCCTGTCCGCTGACCGGCCTCTGCCAGGCGCGCCGCCGGGGACTGGAACGGGAGCTGCCGCTGAAGGCTGCAACGAAGACGGTGCCGACTGTCCGGCAGGTGGCGCTGTTGTTGTGGCGCGACGGCCGGCTGCTGGTACGCCGCCGCCCCTTTGCCGGCATGCTGCAGGGGCTGTGGGAATTCCCGGCGACCGATCTGCTTGTCCATGAAGGGGGCGGAGACGCCGCCCGTCGGTTGCTGGCGGAGCAGGGAGGGGTGAGTGAACCGCGGCGGGTCGGCGAAATCCGCCACGCCTATTCCCACTTCCGGCTCGAACTGGAGGTCTGGTCCGCGCCGTTTGCGGAACGCTGCAGGGTTGCGGAACGGGGGGAGTGGCGCTGGGTCGATCCGGCCGCGCTGGCCCGGACACCGCTGCATGGTGCCCACCTGAAGGCGGCGAAGTTGCTGGACTCGCCAGCCTGA
- a CDS encoding ribonuclease D, translating to MNKTPIIEDAAELAEFARFLADQPVIAVDLEADSMHHFTEQVCLLQFTAAGRTMLLDPLALPDLEPLRAIFANPRQRKLFHAADYDLRCLRRDFDLRIDGLFDSMIAAQLCGEQKIGLADLLGKYFDLRIDKKYQRADWTIRPLPGEMIAYAAGDTADLERLAGVLEQRLEELGRTAWHAEECALLQEVAFEENGGPLFLRFKGAGRLDRRQLAILEQLLQWRIRRARKRDVPPFKIIGNKPLLAVATAAPQTARALGRLEGMFPRLVERFGRELLECVSAGLAIPEKELPAFPRGERRLRDPEADKRFERLKQWRRQQAERLQLDPGVMINNALLEAIAYQPPGSSDDFARFEAMRNWQRQEFGAQILQVLDHG from the coding sequence ATGAACAAGACACCGATTATTGAAGATGCCGCCGAACTGGCGGAGTTCGCCCGCTTTCTGGCGGATCAGCCGGTGATCGCCGTTGATCTCGAAGCCGACAGCATGCACCATTTCACCGAGCAGGTTTGCCTGCTGCAGTTCACCGCTGCCGGGCGGACCATGCTGCTCGATCCGCTGGCGCTGCCCGATCTCGAGCCGCTGCGGGCGATTTTTGCCAATCCGCGGCAACGCAAGCTGTTCCACGCTGCCGATTACGACCTGCGCTGTCTGCGGCGCGATTTCGACCTGCGGATCGACGGCCTGTTCGACAGCATGATCGCCGCCCAGTTGTGCGGTGAGCAGAAGATCGGCCTCGCTGATCTGCTCGGCAAGTATTTTGACCTGCGGATCGACAAGAAATACCAGCGTGCCGACTGGACGATTCGGCCCCTGCCGGGCGAGATGATCGCCTACGCGGCCGGGGATACCGCTGATCTGGAGCGGTTGGCCGGGGTGCTTGAGCAGCGTCTGGAAGAGCTCGGACGAACCGCGTGGCACGCCGAGGAATGCGCCCTGCTGCAGGAGGTGGCCTTCGAAGAGAACGGCGGTCCGCTGTTTCTGCGTTTCAAGGGGGCCGGGCGTCTCGACCGTCGCCAGCTGGCCATTCTTGAACAGTTGCTGCAGTGGCGCATCCGCCGTGCCCGCAAACGGGACGTGCCGCCGTTCAAGATCATCGGCAACAAGCCGCTGCTGGCCGTCGCCACCGCCGCGCCGCAGACCGCCAGGGCTCTCGGCCGCCTGGAGGGGATGTTTCCGCGCCTGGTCGAAAGATTCGGCCGTGAACTGCTGGAGTGCGTGAGTGCGGGGTTGGCGATTCCGGAAAAGGAGTTGCCGGCCTTCCCGCGCGGCGAACGGCGCCTGCGTGACCCTGAAGCGGACAAGCGTTTCGAGCGCCTGAAGCAGTGGCGCCGGCAGCAGGCGGAGCGGCTGCAGCTCGATCCCGGGGTGATGATCAACAATGCCCTGCTCGAAGCGATTGCCTACCAGCCTCCGGGAAGTTCTGATGACTTCGCCCGGTTTGAAGCCATGCGCAACTGGCAGCGGCAGGAGTTCGGAGCGCAGATCCTCCAGGTGCTTGACCACGGATGA
- a CDS encoding class II fumarate hydratase, with protein sequence MNREQQRTETDSMGSMQVPAAALYGAQTARAVNNFPVSGRPLPRAMIRALGLIKQYAARVNAELGLLPADLAEAIAQAAAEVANGDLDEHFPIDIFQTGSGTSSNMNANEVIANRAAAILGHNLGDKAVHPNDHVNLGQSSNDVFPSAIHLAAAEELHRHLLPALELLQKSLQDKAEEFDPIVKLGRTHLQDAVPIRLGQVFSGYARQLELARQRLQLSAAGLLELPLGGTAVGTGLNTHPEFAARVCSGLTKETGLEFSEARNHFEAQAARDAIVTLSGTLKSCAAALFKIANDIRLLASGPRGGYGELSLPAVQPGSSIMPGKVNPVMAESLIQVCAQVIGNDAAITLGGLAGNFELNVMLPLLARNLLESIELTANAARLFAEKCVTGLQANAERCAELVEQSLAMVTALAPRIGYDRASELAKQAFREGTTIRALCLREKVLPEKELNALLDPLPQTGR encoded by the coding sequence ATGAACCGAGAGCAACAACGCACCGAAACCGATTCGATGGGCAGCATGCAGGTCCCCGCCGCGGCCCTCTACGGCGCCCAGACCGCGCGTGCGGTCAACAACTTCCCGGTCTCCGGCCGGCCCCTGCCGCGGGCAATGATCCGCGCCCTGGGCCTGATCAAGCAGTACGCGGCCCGGGTCAATGCCGAACTGGGACTGCTGCCGGCAGACCTGGCCGAAGCGATAGCACAGGCCGCCGCCGAGGTGGCCAACGGGGATCTTGATGAACATTTCCCGATCGATATCTTCCAGACCGGTTCCGGAACCAGCAGCAACATGAACGCCAACGAGGTGATCGCCAACCGTGCCGCCGCCATCCTCGGCCACAACCTCGGCGACAAGGCGGTCCATCCCAACGATCATGTCAATCTCGGCCAGTCGAGCAACGACGTCTTTCCCAGCGCCATCCACCTGGCGGCCGCCGAAGAACTGCACCGGCATCTGCTGCCGGCCCTGGAGCTGCTGCAGAAGAGCCTGCAGGACAAGGCGGAAGAATTCGATCCGATTGTCAAGCTGGGACGCACCCATCTCCAGGACGCGGTGCCGATCCGTCTCGGCCAGGTCTTTTCCGGCTATGCCCGCCAGCTCGAACTGGCCCGGCAGAGACTTCAGCTGAGCGCTGCAGGGCTGCTGGAACTGCCCCTGGGGGGCACCGCCGTCGGCACCGGGCTGAATACCCACCCGGAATTTGCCGCTCGTGTCTGCTCAGGGCTGACAAAGGAGACCGGGCTGGAATTCAGCGAGGCGCGCAATCATTTCGAGGCCCAGGCGGCCAGGGACGCGATCGTCACCCTCAGCGGAACCCTGAAAAGCTGCGCCGCGGCCCTCTTCAAGATCGCCAACGATATCCGCCTTCTCGCCAGCGGACCACGCGGCGGCTATGGCGAACTGAGCCTGCCGGCCGTGCAGCCGGGCAGTTCCATCATGCCGGGCAAGGTCAATCCGGTGATGGCGGAGAGCCTGATCCAGGTCTGCGCCCAGGTGATCGGCAATGACGCCGCCATCACCCTCGGCGGGCTGGCGGGCAATTTCGAACTCAACGTGATGCTGCCGCTGCTGGCCCGCAACCTGCTGGAGAGCATCGAACTGACAGCCAACGCCGCGCGGCTGTTCGCCGAGAAGTGCGTGACCGGACTGCAGGCCAACGCCGAACGCTGTGCCGAACTGGTCGAACAGAGTCTGGCCATGGTCACCGCCCTGGCGCCGCGCATCGGCTATGACCGGGCTTCGGAACTGGCCAAACAGGCCTTCCGCGAAGGAACAACGATCCGCGCCCTCTGCCTGCGGGAAAAAGTCCTGCCGGAAAAAGAATTAAACGCATTGCTGGACCCGCTGCCGCAGACAGGAAGATAA
- a CDS encoding EamA family transporter — translation MSSLAFALILLSALMHALWNLLVKQSGDKTAYIWWMFLQSGILFSLIMLLAAGPFPPLSPRLLLLTAGGAVCFVLYHLFTGRAYREGDLSMTYPLAQTAMLYVPLWGVLLLKEHLSPLGVAGILLIAMGAYAVQLRTLRMSEVLRPFHYLGSSSVRFALAAGLVYSFGAVIDKSGVTRYDPLHFTYLLVVWMLLLMSLNLLRSGNRGRIPAEWRRHPRLVLCAGPVMLCSFLSFRYGLQLAPMSYAVPVRQASLLIAVLIGVVFLGERAGRIRFGATLLILAGVCLVRFG, via the coding sequence GTGAGTTCCCTCGCCTTTGCCCTCATCCTGCTCTCGGCGCTGATGCACGCCCTGTGGAACCTGCTGGTCAAGCAGAGCGGGGACAAGACCGCCTATATCTGGTGGATGTTCCTGCAGTCCGGGATCCTCTTCAGCCTGATCATGCTGCTGGCGGCCGGGCCCTTTCCACCGCTGTCGCCCCGTCTGCTGCTGCTGACCGCCGGCGGGGCGGTCTGTTTCGTCCTCTACCACCTCTTCACCGGTCGCGCCTACCGTGAAGGGGACCTGTCGATGACCTACCCGCTGGCGCAGACGGCGATGCTCTATGTTCCCCTCTGGGGGGTGCTGCTGCTCAAGGAACATCTGTCGCCGCTTGGGGTGGCCGGCATCCTGTTGATTGCCATGGGGGCCTATGCCGTGCAGCTGCGCACTCTGAGGATGTCCGAGGTGCTGCGCCCGTTTCACTACCTGGGCAGTTCTTCGGTACGCTTCGCGCTCGCCGCGGGACTGGTCTATTCCTTCGGCGCGGTGATCGACAAGAGCGGGGTGACCCGTTACGATCCGCTGCATTTCACTTACCTGCTGGTTGTCTGGATGCTGTTGCTGATGTCGCTCAACCTGTTGCGGTCGGGCAACAGGGGACGGATCCCGGCTGAATGGCGCCGTCATCCGCGTCTGGTCCTCTGCGCCGGACCGGTGATGCTCTGTTCCTTTCTCAGCTTCCGTTACGGACTGCAGCTGGCGCCGATGAGCTACGCGGTGCCGGTGCGCCAGGCTTCGCTGTTGATCGCCGTTTTGATCGGAGTGGTTTTTCTCGGTGAACGGGCCGGTCGCATCCGGTTCGGCGCCACTCTGCTGATTCTCGCCGGAGTCTGCCTGGTCCGTTTCGGTTGA
- a CDS encoding HD domain-containing protein — protein MKNLANFLFEVGMLKRTPRSGFQFLGSGAESVAEHSFRTAMIGYTLAHLDGRADVGRVVQICLFHDLPEARTGDQNYVNKKYVRTDEKKAVEDLARNLPFGDDYRDLWQEFDARESLEAQLAHDADQLEMILALKEYKDLGNRYADEWYPYLVERLRTDAARQLAETIWETDSSKWWFDDDHQWWVKGERGPA, from the coding sequence ATGAAAAACCTGGCCAATTTTCTGTTCGAGGTGGGGATGCTCAAACGCACCCCGCGCAGCGGCTTCCAGTTCCTCGGCTCCGGCGCCGAGTCGGTGGCCGAACATTCCTTCCGCACTGCCATGATCGGTTACACCCTGGCTCATCTGGATGGGCGGGCCGATGTCGGCCGGGTGGTGCAGATATGCCTCTTTCATGACCTGCCCGAGGCGCGGACCGGCGATCAGAATTACGTCAACAAGAAGTACGTTCGCACGGATGAAAAAAAAGCGGTCGAGGACCTGGCCCGGAACCTGCCGTTCGGCGATGACTACCGTGACCTGTGGCAGGAATTTGATGCCCGCGAGAGCCTTGAGGCGCAGCTGGCACATGATGCCGATCAGCTGGAGATGATCCTGGCCTTGAAGGAATACAAGGATCTCGGCAACCGTTACGCCGACGAGTGGTATCCTTATTTGGTTGAGCGGTTGCGGACCGACGCGGCGCGGCAGCTGGCGGAGACCATCTGGGAGACCGATTCGAGCAAGTGGTGGTTCGATGATGATCACCAGTGGTGGGTGAAGGGAGAGCGGGGTCCTGCTTGA